Proteins from a genomic interval of Phycisphaerae bacterium:
- a CDS encoding TPM domain-containing protein yields the protein MGENSRSGFSLFAIRYSTFCLAAALLLGSGVGVLADETPRTGIIDRAGVVDESTEVRINSWLLELEKKTGAQLKVLTIDSLEGRDIQDYAIETAKRWQLGQKEEDNGTLVVVAVKDRKWRIETGEGIEDTLPDAYCDHVATDYFLPNFRRGDFGKGILDGTAVLAQKIATDAKVQLTGVPAIGSPTGRKSDGTIASFVALAIIFVFMIMGMLSRNARGRGNRAWGGDWLTWMVIGNMLGGGRRRGGSSWGGFGGFGGGGFGGGGGFGGGGGGSFGGGGAGGSW from the coding sequence ATGGGCGAGAATTCCCGTTCCGGGTTTTCGCTATTCGCTATTCGCTATTCGACATTTTGTCTGGCAGCGGCTTTGCTTCTCGGATCGGGTGTTGGCGTATTGGCCGACGAGACGCCCCGCACCGGCATCATCGATCGCGCGGGCGTGGTGGATGAATCGACTGAGGTCCGGATCAATTCGTGGCTGCTCGAATTGGAGAAGAAGACCGGGGCGCAGCTCAAGGTGCTGACGATCGATTCCCTGGAGGGCCGGGACATCCAGGATTATGCGATAGAAACGGCGAAGCGCTGGCAGCTTGGACAAAAGGAGGAAGACAACGGGACGCTGGTCGTCGTCGCTGTAAAAGACCGCAAATGGCGGATCGAGACCGGTGAGGGGATTGAAGACACGTTGCCGGACGCCTATTGCGACCACGTCGCGACGGATTATTTCCTGCCGAATTTTCGGCGCGGGGATTTTGGCAAGGGGATTCTGGATGGGACGGCGGTGCTGGCGCAAAAGATTGCGACGGATGCGAAGGTTCAATTAACAGGGGTGCCGGCTATTGGTTCACCAACGGGGCGGAAAAGCGATGGCACCATCGCGTCGTTCGTAGCCCTCGCCATCATTTTTGTTTTCATGATCATGGGTATGCTCAGCCGGAATGCGCGTGGGCGAGGGAATCGGGCGTGGGGCGGCGACTGGCTGACTTGGATGGTAATTGGAAACATGTTGGGCGGCGGGCGCCGGCGCGGCGGATCAAGCTGGGGCGGGTTTGGCGGATTCGGGGGAGGTGGATTCGGCGGTGGTGGAGGCTTCGGCGGGGGCGGCGGTGGTTCGTTTGGCGGCGGCGGCGCGGGGGGAAGTTGGTAA
- a CDS encoding LemA family protein, whose amino-acid sequence MSASKAILVFLVVIVGAAVIGGGCAYSGYRSTYTMDESVKKAWADVDVVLKRRFDLIPNVVNTVKGYATHEKDLLQGIADSRKAYTGAATRDGKMKANNALDSFVSRLLVIQERYPDLKANENFRALQVELEGTENRIAEMRKRYNDAVRALNGYIRAFPGSLYASWSGVKPAEYFEAGESATAVPEVKF is encoded by the coding sequence ATGAGTGCGTCTAAGGCGATTCTGGTTTTCCTGGTGGTCATCGTCGGCGCGGCGGTCATCGGCGGCGGCTGCGCGTACAGCGGCTATCGCAGCACGTACACGATGGATGAGTCGGTCAAGAAGGCGTGGGCGGACGTCGACGTCGTCCTCAAGCGGCGGTTCGACCTGATCCCCAATGTCGTGAACACGGTCAAAGGTTATGCGACGCATGAAAAGGATCTGCTGCAGGGCATCGCCGACTCGCGGAAGGCCTATACCGGCGCGGCGACCCGCGACGGCAAGATGAAGGCCAACAACGCGCTGGACAGCTTCGTCTCGCGGCTCCTGGTGATCCAGGAACGCTACCCGGACCTGAAGGCGAACGAAAACTTCCGCGCGCTGCAGGTCGAACTGGAAGGGACCGAGAACCGTATCGCCGAGATGCGCAAGCGCTATAACGACGCGGTGCGGGCACTCAATGGATATATCCGCGCGTTCCCGGGCTCGCTCTATGCGAGTTGGTCCGGCGTGAAGCCGGCGGAGTACTTCGAGGCGGGCGAAAGCGCGACGGCGGTGCCGGAGGTGAAGTTTTAG